A genome region from Arthrobacter sp. SLBN-100 includes the following:
- a CDS encoding TetR/AcrR family transcriptional regulator, translated as MSLDGQLPPKMRLLRAAAELLANSAGAPVSTRQITQLAGVTAPTLYHHFGDKEGLFDAVVAAGFEEYVAGERDFAPSGQPLEDIRRMWDNHVQFGLNQPELYLVMFGNIRPESRPAIVADAEALMEEMLNKAAAAGQLNVQPREAARSILAANVGVTLMLIAEPASERNLELSTMTRDAMIFAVSAEPNSGAVPGDTGRSSVVVAAIALNAALQASHSDQLSSSELKLFLEWLHRISASPTG; from the coding sequence ATGAGTTTGGATGGCCAGCTTCCCCCCAAGATGCGGCTGCTGCGTGCAGCGGCCGAGCTGCTGGCAAACTCTGCGGGAGCGCCGGTTTCCACCCGCCAGATCACGCAGCTGGCAGGGGTGACAGCTCCCACGCTGTACCACCACTTCGGTGACAAGGAAGGTCTGTTCGACGCCGTCGTCGCCGCAGGGTTTGAAGAGTATGTTGCGGGCGAAAGGGACTTCGCCCCCTCCGGGCAGCCGCTCGAGGATATCCGGAGAATGTGGGACAACCATGTGCAGTTCGGGCTCAACCAGCCGGAGCTGTACCTGGTGATGTTCGGCAATATCCGCCCGGAAAGCCGCCCCGCCATCGTTGCAGACGCCGAGGCGCTGATGGAGGAGATGCTGAACAAGGCAGCGGCGGCGGGCCAGCTGAACGTCCAGCCCCGGGAAGCTGCCAGGTCCATCCTGGCTGCCAACGTGGGAGTGACGCTGATGCTGATTGCGGAGCCCGCCTCCGAACGGAACCTCGAACTGTCCACCATGACCCGGGACGCCATGATCTTCGCGGTGTCAGCCGAGCCCAACAGCGGCGCCGTTCCCGGGGACACCGGAAGGTCCTCGGTGGTGGTGGCCGCGATCGCCCTGAACGCCGCACTTCAGGCCTCGCACTCGGACCAGCTCTCCAGCTCGGAACTCAAACTCTTCCTCGAATGGCTTCACCGCATCTCCGCCAGCCCCACGGGCTGA
- the ptsP gene encoding phosphoenolpyruvate--protein phosphotransferase: protein MQNFPGVGVSPGRVIGTVRQMPKPISEPPAGEQLAAGTTAEEATAALKAAAQAVHDELKSRAAHATGDGKAVLEATALMAKDTMLIKGAAKLVARGTSSERAIWESGSSVSEMLHNLGGYMAERATDVLDVRARIVAELRGVPAPGIPASTTPFVLLAEDLAPADTATLDPNKVLALVTAGGGPQSHTAIIARSLGLPAVVAAVGVDELPDGTEVYVDGAAGIITSEPDEALRSAAEAWAATASLLAEFSGTGATADGHLVPLLANVGGGKDAEAAAKLGAQGVGLFRTEFCFLERDTEPSVEEQAAAYKGVFDAFPGKKVVLRTLDAGADKPLPFLTDSTEPNPALGVRGYRTDFTTPGVLDRQLEAIALAEKQSEADVWVMAPMISTAEEAARFASMCADAGIKTPGVMVEVPSAALTAEAILREVGFASLGTNDLTQYAMAADRQLGPLANLNTPWQPAVLRLVGLTVEGSRAEGNNKPVGVCGEAAADPALAVVLTGLGVSTLSMTARSLAAVAAVLKTVTLEEAQQLAKLALSAPSATEARAWVREKLPVLEELGL, encoded by the coding sequence GTGCAGAACTTCCCAGGAGTAGGCGTCAGCCCAGGCCGCGTCATCGGCACCGTCCGGCAGATGCCCAAACCCATCAGTGAACCTCCGGCCGGCGAGCAGCTGGCAGCAGGCACCACAGCCGAGGAAGCCACCGCAGCCCTGAAGGCAGCCGCCCAGGCTGTGCACGACGAGCTGAAGTCGCGTGCCGCCCATGCAACCGGTGACGGCAAGGCAGTCCTGGAGGCCACCGCGCTGATGGCCAAGGACACCATGTTGATCAAGGGAGCAGCCAAGCTTGTTGCCCGCGGAACCTCCAGCGAGCGCGCCATTTGGGAGTCCGGCTCCTCAGTCTCGGAAATGCTGCACAATCTGGGCGGCTACATGGCCGAACGTGCCACCGATGTCCTGGACGTGCGCGCCCGGATCGTCGCCGAACTCCGGGGTGTGCCCGCGCCCGGCATCCCCGCCTCCACCACCCCCTTCGTCCTGTTGGCCGAGGACCTGGCCCCGGCCGACACCGCCACCCTGGACCCGAACAAGGTCCTCGCGCTTGTCACAGCGGGCGGCGGGCCCCAGTCCCACACCGCCATCATCGCCCGTTCCCTGGGGCTTCCGGCCGTCGTTGCAGCGGTAGGGGTGGACGAGCTTCCGGACGGCACCGAAGTGTATGTGGACGGCGCCGCGGGCATCATCACGTCAGAGCCGGACGAAGCCCTGCGCTCCGCAGCTGAGGCCTGGGCGGCAACAGCTTCCCTGCTGGCCGAATTCAGCGGCACCGGCGCGACGGCGGACGGACACCTGGTGCCGCTGCTTGCCAATGTAGGCGGCGGCAAGGATGCCGAGGCGGCAGCCAAGCTGGGCGCCCAGGGCGTGGGGCTGTTCCGCACCGAGTTCTGCTTCCTGGAACGTGACACCGAGCCCAGCGTGGAAGAGCAGGCCGCGGCCTATAAGGGCGTTTTTGATGCCTTCCCCGGCAAGAAGGTGGTGCTGCGTACCCTGGACGCCGGCGCCGACAAGCCGTTGCCCTTCCTGACGGACTCCACTGAGCCCAACCCGGCCCTCGGAGTGCGCGGCTACCGCACGGACTTCACTACCCCCGGCGTACTGGACCGCCAGCTGGAAGCAATTGCGCTGGCCGAGAAGCAGTCCGAAGCGGACGTGTGGGTCATGGCCCCCATGATCTCGACGGCGGAAGAGGCTGCGCGTTTTGCTTCCATGTGCGCGGATGCAGGCATCAAGACTCCCGGCGTGATGGTGGAGGTGCCCTCCGCCGCCCTCACCGCCGAAGCTATCCTGCGCGAAGTGGGCTTCGCCAGCCTTGGCACCAACGACCTCACCCAGTACGCCATGGCCGCCGACCGGCAACTCGGCCCGCTTGCCAACCTCAACACCCCCTGGCAACCGGCTGTCCTGCGCCTGGTGGGCCTGACAGTGGAAGGCTCACGCGCGGAGGGCAACAACAAACCCGTGGGCGTCTGTGGTGAGGCGGCCGCGGACCCGGCCCTCGCCGTCGTCCTTACCGGACTGGGCGTCAGCACGTTGTCCATGACGGCCCGTTCCCTGGCGGCCGTGGCAGCGGTGTTGAAGACGGTAACGCTGGAGGAGGCGCAGCAGCTGGCCAAGCTGGCCCTGTCAGCGCCGAGCGCCACCGAGGCGCGGGCGTGGGTACGCGAGAAGCTGCCTGTGCTGGAGGAGCTGGGCCTGTAG
- a CDS encoding alpha/beta fold hydrolase — protein MALSGGRDVESGGLQGKLYASVQPAGVGGETGDRPTYVLLHGIGVSHRYLARLHRELAEGADVYSFDLPGFGKSSRPGRQLQVEDFADFVSAVLADAGVSAYVPVGHSMGTQFAVELARREPERVAGAVLMGPVVEASRKSVARQAMALTRDAMFSESLTSNAIVFSDYFRAGPRWYLTELPVMMEYALEERLAAVRQPVLVLRGTKDPIARRPWCVNLAEVAPQGTMAEVLGQGHVFQHTAPAIAAQAISGWVRAVNGFGVTA, from the coding sequence ATGGCATTGAGTGGTGGCCGGGACGTTGAATCCGGGGGTTTGCAGGGAAAGCTTTACGCTTCCGTCCAGCCTGCCGGGGTGGGCGGGGAGACCGGAGACCGGCCCACCTACGTCCTGCTGCACGGAATAGGCGTCTCGCACCGCTACCTTGCGCGGTTGCACCGCGAGCTGGCTGAAGGCGCCGACGTCTACTCCTTCGATCTCCCGGGCTTTGGCAAGTCGTCACGGCCCGGCCGCCAGTTGCAGGTTGAAGATTTTGCCGACTTTGTCAGCGCTGTCCTGGCCGACGCCGGCGTTTCCGCCTATGTACCGGTGGGTCACTCCATGGGCACGCAGTTCGCGGTGGAACTGGCCCGGCGCGAGCCCGAGCGGGTGGCCGGGGCGGTGCTCATGGGTCCGGTGGTGGAGGCCAGCCGCAAGTCGGTGGCCAGGCAGGCGATGGCACTGACGCGGGACGCGATGTTCAGCGAGTCCCTCACGTCCAACGCCATCGTGTTCAGTGACTACTTCCGGGCCGGCCCGCGCTGGTACCTGACGGAATTGCCGGTGATGATGGAATACGCCTTGGAGGAACGGCTGGCCGCCGTCAGGCAGCCGGTGCTGGTGCTCCGCGGCACCAAGGATCCCATCGCCCGCCGGCCCTGGTGCGTGAACCTTGCCGAGGTTGCCCCGCAGGGCACCATGGCCGAGGTCCTGGGGCAGGGCCACGTCTTCCAGCACACGGCCCCGGCGATCGCCGCGCAGGCGATCAGCGGCTGGGTCCGGGCCGTGAACGGGTTCGGCGTTACGGCCTGA
- a CDS encoding helix-turn-helix domain-containing protein — protein MALIAPRIADALPPGEAGKLQRALAGSDDITVFVDGTVHRLPPLARDAVVDLLLRFSRGEAVTVSSIEDMLTTSKAAELAGISHTYLRNMTDRGEIPVEYRGSHRRIPRTAIMAWLEEQKKDRQKKAAAGQAADEGADEVAPDKAASNAGRDESREA, from the coding sequence ATGGCACTGATCGCTCCCAGAATCGCGGACGCCCTCCCGCCCGGGGAGGCCGGGAAGCTGCAACGGGCCCTCGCCGGCAGCGACGACATCACAGTTTTTGTTGACGGCACAGTCCACCGGCTCCCACCCTTGGCGCGGGACGCCGTCGTTGACCTCCTCCTGCGGTTCAGCCGCGGCGAGGCCGTGACGGTCAGCAGCATCGAGGACATGCTGACCACCTCCAAGGCAGCGGAGCTCGCGGGAATCTCCCACACCTACCTGCGGAACATGACCGACCGCGGTGAGATCCCCGTGGAGTACCGCGGCAGCCACCGGCGCATTCCACGGACCGCCATCATGGCCTGGCTCGAGGAGCAGAAGAAGGACCGGCAGAAGAAGGCGGCCGCCGGCCAGGCAGCCGATGAGGGCGCAGATGAGGTTGCCCCGGATAAGGCTGCGTCGAATGCGGGCAGGGACGAGAGCCGCGAGGCCTGA